TTTTACAGAGACAGAGATGGCCCGAGATTAACTGAGAGTGGCTTTCAGTTTTTGGTATGCAATGCAAGACGTTACTCATTGATCTCTTATTACGTGTATTCATATAAGTAACCTTATTGATCATTAATTTCAGCTGATGGATACAAATGCCCAGCTTTGGTACATTATCCGAGAATACATATCGAATGCCGAGGTTTGTATCAAGCCTTGACAAGGTCTGGTTAATAAGTTGGTATCTTTGTTTTCTCAGTATGAATAACCAAATTCCATTGGCCTTCAGGAGCGAGATGTAGATCCAGCGGACTTGATTTCGTTTTTGTTAGAGCTCAGTTTCCACGTTACCGGTGAGGTATAACAGAAGTCATTTCAATCGATCTTGTTCTTTTGTAATAGAAGATTGTTAACCAATTCGTTGATCTCAAACATTCTTATACACATTGCAGGCGTATAACTTAAATACCTTGACAGATGTTCAAAGAACTACACTTAAGGACCTTGCAGACTTGGGATTAGTCAAGCTTCAACAGGTTAGGCCATtggttatattatttttttcattaccaAAAGGAGATCAACTCTGCAACAGTTAGAGAGATTATAGAGGTATTATCATATGCTGAACCAatctttataattattatagGGAAGGAAAGACAGTTGGTTTATTCCTACTAAGTTGGCTACAAATTTATCAGTCAGTCTTGCAGATTCATCAGTCCGAAAAGAGGTCACACCTTTTTTATTCTCCTTTTTTTGTCCCATTTCGACTTACTACTACCAATAGTTCTCTTGATTTTGCGTATTATTGTGATTTGTTATACCTCACCAGGGATATGTCATGATGGAAACAAACTTCAGGATGTATGCTTACTCAACATCTAAGCTACAATGTGAGATATTACGTCTGTTTGCGAGGTAGAAGCTCGTAAACACTGCTCTGAAAATCTAGTGTGTTCAAATCCTTTAGGTCTAAGCAGTTGCTCCTCTGTTTTCCAGGATAGAGTATCAACTTCCGAACCTTATTGCTTGTGCAGTTACAAAAGAAAGTTTGTACAATGCATTTGACAATGGCATCACATCAGACCAGGTAAGAGTTGGTTTCGTCTGAAAAATATTTACAGTACAAGAATCTTATGCTCTCTTTGAACTAAGACCCATTACTTTCCTTGAAATGTGTCTATGAATATTCTTTTTCCCCTTTTGTTTTTCGTGGTTGCAGATTATAACTTTTCTCCAGCAAAATTCTCATCCACGATGTGCCGATCGAGTCCCGTCTATTCCAGAAAATGTCACCGACCAGGTCTATACTCTCTATTCTCTTCTCCCATCTCGTGTCATTTAGGATTGGTTTATAGCTTGATAAAATTGTATACACTACCTCCACTTTCCATtcgttgtgtgtgtgtttgctAACGAAGGTAAATGCATTATTTTTTGGCAGATCCGGCTTTGGGAGTCAGATCTGAAGAGAATCGAGATGACTCAGGCTCACTTCTATGATGAATTTCCTTCAAAGGTAAAACCCGATTCCTCTTTCTCTATATACATTCTCATATCTGAGAGCCATCATAGTAAATCTCGATAGCTGGAACTGTGTTGGCAGGATGTGTTTGAAGGAGCTTGCAACTTTGCTAGACAGTGGGGAGGCCTTCTTTGGGAAGACTCTAAGAGAATGCGACTTGTTGTGAAATCCGAAGTTCACAATCAGATGCGTGAGTATCTTCACACCCAAGGCAattgagaagaaagaagaaactcgaccattttcttttcttatgttaaaacaaaaaaaaaagtcaaatgttttgatacttcaagatatgtTTTGACATGATGGTGTATAAACTATATTGACAAAAAGAAACTTTGGAGTGAGAAGGAAGAAAAGTGACAAACCATATTCTCAATCTGCTTATTCAAATTCTGCATCTGTTCAACCATACGGCGGACTTCAGATAGTACAATCTTCTCTGGGAGTCTGTTTATTTCTGCTGTCCTTTGTTGGGCCTGCAAGAGCAAAGTTTACCAtcattttgatcatttgtatcagATAAAAAAGAGCAACCATGACCAACCCTTGCTGGAAGTCTTATCGTATTGTTGAACGGTAAAACATCAGAAGTCTGTCTATACGATTAGGCAAAACTCTAATGCAAGGAAGATCTGAGTTCATCAGTCACTTTACTAACAACCCAACTTTACTACCTCAGATGCtattaaattatcataaacataGATGTACACTATATACTGAAGTAAAGACCCTCTCCATACTATGGTGTTGTTTGTTTGCTCACTCAGAAGATGCAAATCGATGTTCGTTTTGTACATGCTACATCCAGATAGATCATCCATccgaattttaaaaattcatttcaaATTCTCACATAAATAAGGGTGTGTCTTGATAGTGCATTtggatgcagatgcatctagttcagttcaaaatgataaatgaaaaaataaccttttaaaattaaaatattgttttcaaaccaaatattatattttttttttttgcatatacatttttctgttataactgaaaaatacatttttccaccaaaactgaaaaacacactttttcgccaaaaccgcaaaaatacgttttccgcaaaaaaaaaacgtaaaaacaCACATTTCCATAATATTTCAACTTCTAAAAATATTCTCATTCCAACATTTTAGTTGTTGCAAATCTTAACGATTTTgtaatttctttctttcaaaatgATACTAGTTGTTCAGAGAAAATTTCAGTTCACTAatacaaaagttaaaaatacaagAACTAAAAATgaactgattaaaaaaaaattaacgtgAACACATTAAATTGTTTGCGGTGGAGTTAAAAACGTGTGAATGCattaattgttaaataattGTGAGGCCAACACGTCAGCATATACTCAAATTGAAATCAATGTGAAGCTGTCACATGTTTAATCTAGTGTGAAAGCATTAAATGACAAAACTTCtcttttagttatatatatcttttagtaatatatatggGATACAATGTTGACTAAAACAAATCAATGTTCAATGATATCATTAATGTAAAGTCTTTcaaattatggtaatataaaTGCAATAAGACAAAAAGAACCAGAGGAGTTTTCTACTATTTATGCATCTTATCATGCATGTACATCCCATAAAAAATTTACAGATTACTTCATCTTATAAGAAAATGGAGAAATTACCAGCAAACTCATTTTGTGTGCTCTCATGTGTACTCGTCTTGTTCTTGAGTTCAGTCTCAGCAGTTACAGATGATCCTCAAGATAAACAGGTATGGCCTCATAATTAACGATTATCAAGTATTTTGTTTATCTATTGATTGAATCCATTCCATCATACATACATGACGATATAATATAATTCATGAAGGTGTATATTGTCTACATGGGATCACTTCCGTCTGGGCTAGAGTACAGACCAATGTCTCATCACATGAGCATCCTTCAAGAGATCACCGGGGAAAGGTGCTAACTAACAGATTCATTCTCTAACCATTAATCAGTTATAATTTGTTTGCGTTATGATGAGGATTCTAACAAGTGATACATGCATCATacacaaaaatttatatatacagtTCGATCGAAGGTCGTTTGGTGAGAAGCTACAAGAGGAGTTTCAATGGGTTCGCTGCCCGGCTCTCTGAGCCAGAACGACAAAGAATAGCCGGTGAGTAATCTTTGACAGAGACACACTTATGTTGTTAGATAACTTACAccaatgtattattttttgtcttttagaaaTGGAAGGAGTTGTGTCTGTGTTCCGGAGCAAGAAGTTACAAATCCAAACGACAGCGTCTTGGGATTTCATGGGGTTAAAGGAAGGAAATAAGACAAAGCGAAACCCAGCCGTAGAGAGTGACACTATCATTGGTGTCTTTGACACTGGTATTTGGCCAGAATCCGAAAGCTTCTCGGACAAAGGCTTTGGTCCTCCTCCAAAGAAATGGAAAGGTGTTTGTTCAGGCGGCAAAAACTTCACTTGCAACAAGTAAGTAATTCTCCAAAATAACTCTCTTATAAGATTAGAGATTGATGTTGTTTACCAATGTATTTCAGCAAGTTGATCGGAGCGAGAGACTACGAAGGCGAAGGCGCTAGGGACGTGGACGGCCACGGTTCACACACATCATCCATTGCGGCTGGAAACGCAGTTGCGGGGGCAAGCTTCTTTGGAATCGGCAATGGAACCGCTAGAGGCGGCGTTCCAGCTGCTAGAATTGCTGCTTACAAAATCTGCGACAGTACAGGGTGTAAAACAGATGCTATACTGTCTGCATTCGATGACGCGATAGCAGATGGTGTGGACATCATCAGCATCTCCATCGGGGGAGTTGCCATTAGGTACGAAGAGGACACAACCGCCATCGGGGCTTTCCACGTTATGGCCAAAGGGATCCTCACTGTGAACTCAGCCGGTAACGACGGTCCGAAACCAACCTCAGTCGGTAGCGTTGCGCCGTGGATGTTAACCGTTGGAGCCAGCACAACAAACCGTGAGTTTCTGACCAAAGTTGTTCTCCAGAACGGCAAGACACTTTCCGTGAGTATCAAGTAACATTCCTATGATAGCAGTATCTTCTCTGTCCCTTCAAATGactcttttgtttttgtcttaAAAAGGGGAGATCAGTGAATACTTTTGATCTGAAGGGAAAGAACTATCCTCTTGTCTACGAAAGATCTAAGGTCAAGGGAGAAATATTGGTGAGCAGAGAAACAGTTAGTTCAGAAACAGCTGTTGCAACCATAATTGAAGACGACATAAACGTTGCCATCGTTAGCGCTCGTCCCCTCTCTGCTCTTTCACCAGATGACTTTAACTTTCTTGTCTCTTACGTTAACTCCACAAAGTaactctctctctgtttcatgcATTTAAATATTCTccagatttttgttttgtcttgatATATATCTTATGTTTGTTTTCCTCAGGTCCACGCAAGGCACTGTTCTAAAAACTGAGGCAGTCTTTAATCAGGAAGCTCCTAAAATTGCTTCCTTCTCTTCTCGTGGTCCAAACACTATCGCTGTTGACCTTCTTAAggtgatgacatctacttttcttttgtttaatgGCTGTTCGATTTGTTTACAAACATTGGCGTGAGAGACAAAAGGTTTATTGAAATGCAGCCGGATATAACAGCACCAGGAGTGGAGATTCTCGCTGCGTTTTCACCCTTGGGTTCACCATCCGAAGACGAGGTACTCGACCCAAGACATGTGAAGTACTCTGTTATATCTGGAACTTCAATGTCTTGTCCACACGTTGCCGGCGTGGCTGCCTACATCAAGACTTTTCATCTTGACTGGTCTCCAGCCGCGATCCAATCTGCCATCATGACAACCGGTGACgcaaattaaaatcatatacaTCTTTTAGTTTCTTGTCTCACAAGTAAAACCTTCTGTTTTTATATAGTGTAACATTTGCAGCTTGGTCAATGAATGCTTCTGACACTGGGGTTGCATCAACCGATTTTGCTTATGGAGCCGGCCATGTCGACCCAATAGCCGCTCTAAATCCTGGACTTGTCTACGACCTGGACAAAGCAGACCACGTCACCTTTCTCTGCGGCTTGAACTACACTTCAGAATCCCTTAAACTCATTTCCGGTGAAACTGTTACTTGCACTGGAAATACCTTACCAAGAAACCTCAACTATCCTTCAATGTCGGCTAAACTTTCGGAAACTAATAGCTCCTTCACCATTACTTTCAACAGAACCGTCACCAACGTCGGTACCCCCAACTCTACATACATATCGAAGATTATCTTAAATCACGGGACTAAGCTCAGTGTCAAGGTCTCTCCTAGTGTTCTAGCTATGAAAACTGTGAAGGAGAAGCAGTCTTTCACCGTAACTGTTTCAGGCAGCAGTATCGACCCACAGCTGCCTTCTTCTGCAAGTTTAATATGGTCTGATGGCACTCATAAAGTTAGAAGCCCTATTGTTGTTTATACTGATGTTGCTAATGATTAAATCTAATAAATCATCATATTCAATCTAATAAATCAATATAATCATTATGTTTTAGTAATCTCGTTGATTCTATGATCTCTTGGCTTCCAATATATGCTAATGTCTTGAGCACACTTATTTAGCTGCataaattatgaatattttatacGCCTCCTTTGGGAAGACCCTAAGAGAATGCGACTTGTTGTGAAATCTGAAGTTCACAATCAGATGAGTGAGTTTCTCACACCCAAAGCAAGTGATAAGAAAAGGAGAACCACcaacattttcttttcttatgttAAAACAGAAAAAAGTCATGatttgatacttcaagatatgtTTTGACATGATGGTGCATAAACTATATCGACAAAAAGAGGTCGCTGTGGGTTGGTTCAACCAGAGCCAGCTTATAAGTTTCTCTTGCACGCTAAACAGACCACAATCTCGGTCTTGATTCTTCTATTCAGTCgatcatatatttattaaaatccaACAGAGAATCTGAAACATTGGACTTGTTTGAATCTATCCTGTTGTCACCAACATGAATACAAGAACTGTCTTTTACTTCGCTTGAGCTTTCTCATTGGAAGAGGATTCTGaatcttggatcttctctcccatGTTTGTCTCTACAGTTGCATTTGCCCGAGCGAGCCTCTCAGCTTCTTCAATTTTTCTTATGGTTTCCTCTTGTGTTGCGTTCATCATTGTCCCCATCGTTTTCTTCTCTGATTCTAGCTGAACCTCCATTATGGTACCAGCTTGCTTGTCTATCGGTTTGAAGTAGTCTTCAATCTGAGCCTCCTGTATTGGTAAAAGACGAGAAATAAATTTAAGACATGAAAGCTTTTCTAAAACTTGACACTGACGAAAGCAGACCAAAAAGCTTTGTGATTTAAGAAAGACACTGGAGACTGCTTTCGCTTTTTCCTTCCAAAACTCAATAATGCTTTTAAGAATCGTAAACACCAAGAAACTAAAAAGTGTTTTCCCTTCTTTGAATGTTACGGGACCAAAAGCATTTGAAGGGCACAATATCTCAAACATTTTGTACCGCAAATGTAG
The Brassica napus cultivar Da-Ae chromosome A1, Da-Ae, whole genome shotgun sequence DNA segment above includes these coding regions:
- the LOC106437437 gene encoding subtilisin-like protease SBT4.8; amino-acid sequence: MHLIMHVHPIKNLQITSSYKKMEKLPANSFCVLSCVLVLFLSSVSAVTDDPQDKQVYIVYMGSLPSGLEYRPMSHHMSILQEITGESSIEGRLVRSYKRSFNGFAARLSEPERQRIAEMEGVVSVFRSKKLQIQTTASWDFMGLKEGNKTKRNPAVESDTIIGVFDTGIWPESESFSDKGFGPPPKKWKGVCSGGKNFTCNNKLIGARDYEGEGARDVDGHGSHTSSIAAGNAVAGASFFGIGNGTARGGVPAARIAAYKICDSTGCKTDAILSAFDDAIADGVDIISISIGGVAIRYEEDTTAIGAFHVMAKGILTVNSAGNDGPKPTSVGSVAPWMLTVGASTTNREFLTKVVLQNGKTLSGRSVNTFDLKGKNYPLVYERSKVKGEILVSRETVSSETAVATIIEDDINVAIVSARPLSALSPDDFNFLVSYVNSTKSTQGTVLKTEAVFNQEAPKIASFSSRGPNTIAVDLLKPDITAPGVEILAAFSPLGSPSEDEVLDPRHVKYSVISGTSMSCPHVAGVAAYIKTFHLDWSPAAIQSAIMTTAWSMNASDTGVASTDFAYGAGHVDPIAALNPGLVYDLDKADHVTFLCGLNYTSESLKLISGETVTCTGNTLPRNLNYPSMSAKLSETNSSFTITFNRTVTNVGTPNSTYISKIILNHGTKLSVKVSPSVLAMKTVKEKQSFTVTVSGSSIDPQLPSSASLIWSDGTHKVRSPIVVYTDVAND
- the LOC106437385 gene encoding general transcription and DNA repair factor IIH subunit TFB2, translating into MPQVKIIAKNFMDMVASLTAIKLDKLYNNVFICEAILRSLPPLAKKYVLQLLFIDDPVPCTRIEEWVLPGGLSKHRVAIDRLIQLRIFTETVDRREGTCFSLNPTFQNNLQKHIISGGVLPREPMNSSNGIKLPSLQELETYALQQWECFLLQLINSGQGEKLTGISSSMMKVFQRGLLSQRDRDGPRLTESGFQFLLMDTNAQLWYIIREYISNAEERDVDPADLISFLLELSFHVTGEAYNLNTLTDVQRTTLKDLADLGLVKLQQGRKDSWFIPTKLATNLSVSLADSSVRKEGYVMMETNFRMYAYSTSKLQCEILRLFARIEYQLPNLIACAVTKESLYNAFDNGITSDQIITFLQQNSHPRCADRVPSIPENVTDQIRLWESDLKRIEMTQAHFYDEFPSKDVFEGACNFARQWGGLLWEDSKRMRLVVKSEVHNQMREYLHTQGN